The stretch of DNA TTCATAAAATTACATTTCAATTCTTACTGGAATTTTAAGACTGTTCAAATAATATTTTAATTTTGGAATCTCTATTTCTCCATAATGAAAAATACTTGCAGCTAAAGCAGCATCTGCTTTTCCAAAATGGAATATTTGATAAAAATCATGCAAATTTCCAGCGCCACCTGAAGCTATAATAGGAATAGAAATATTTTCTGATATTTTTCTGGTTATATCTACAGCAAATCCATTTTTTGTCCCATCGTGATTCATTGAAGTTAATAATATCTCTCCTGCACCTCTTTTAGCCCCCTCTATAGCCCAATCTAAGGTTCTAGTATTGGTAAAAATTCTTCCTCCATTTAAATAAACCCACCAATCATTTTTTTCATATTTTGTATCAATAGCTAAAACGATAGATTGGCTTCCAAACCTCTTGGAAAAAGTTTCTAACAGTTTTGGACTTTTGAAAGCAGCTGTATTAATAGATATTTTATCTGCTCCTGATTTCAATAATAATTCTACATCTTCTTCATTTTTAATTCCACCTCCGACAGTAAAAGGTATATTAATATGACGAGAAATGTCTCTAACCAAAGTAATTAAAGTTTTTCTATTTTCATTTGTAGCCGTAATATCAAGAAATATTAATTCGTCTGCTCCTTTCTTTGTATACCAACGAACTAATTCTATTGGATCTCCGGCGTCTTTCAAAGATTTAAAATTGACTCCCTTAACAGTTCTTCCATCCCTTATATCTAAACAGGGAATAATTCGTTTAACTAACATAATTTATTATTATTTTCTTTCCAATTTCTTAGTTCTAATAATGATATTTTCTTCTCGTATATCGCCTTTCCAACAATTACACCATGACAACCTAAATGAAATAATTTTTCAATGTCTCCTATATTACTAATACCTCCACTTGCTATAAGTTTTATTTTTGGGAATTTTTTAATAATACTACGATACAAAGAAAAAGAAGGTCCAGATAAAACTCCATCTTTTGAGATATCTGTACAAAAAATATTTTTTATTCCATGAGTTTCTTTTTCTTTCAAAAAATCCCAAAGTGGAATATTAGATAGATTTTTCCATCCATTGATTGCTATTTTTTTATCTTTAATATCTACTCCTAATAAAATTCTATTAGATCCATAAATATCAATCCAATTTTTAAGAACGATAGGTTTTTTAACAGCTATACTTCCTACCGAAACCATGTGCCCACCATTTTCAAATACAGTTTTTACATCATTTTCTGTATGAATTCCTCCCCCAAAATCAATAATTAAATGTGTGTTATTTGCTATTTTTTCCAAAGTTTTCCAATGGACTACTTTTCCCTTTTTTGCTCCATCTAAATCTACCATATGAAGTCTTGATACGCCTTTGTCTTCCAACATATAAGCTACATCTAATGGATCATTATTATAAATTTTTTTTCTTTGAAAGTCTCCTTGTGTTAAACGAACACATTTTCCATCAATTAAATCTATAGCTACAATAATATTCATTTTCATACAAAAAATTATAATTGAATAAAATTTTCTAATATTTTATGTCCTACGTAAGAAGATTTTTCTGGATGAAATTGTACAGCATAAAAATTTTTATTTTGTAAAGCCGCACTATAAGATATAAGGTATTCTGTTTTAGCTATAGTATAACGTCCTAAATGCGCATAGTAACTATGTGCAAAATATTGATAACTTCCATCTGGAACATTTTTAAACAAAGGTCCTTTTAATTTATGAATTGTATTCCAACCTATTTTAGGGATTTTATCTTCTTTATTCTTTGATGAAAATTTCTTAACCTGTGAATCGAATATTCCTATACATGTTGTATTGCTTTCTTCTGAAGATTTACATAATAATTGCATTCCTAAACATATTCCTAATACAGGTTTTTCAAGTTTTGATAAAAGCACATCCAATTTCTTTTTTTTCAAATATTCCATAGCAAAATTAGCTTCTCCTACTCCTGGTAGAATAACTTTATCCGCATTTTGAACATCTTCTATAGCATCAGTTAATATAGCTTGTACACCTATTCTTTCTAAAGAAAAAAGAACGGACTGCACATTTCCTGCGGGATATTTTATGATAATAATTTTCATAATTAACTTTTCATTAAAAATTTTTATAATATTCCTTTAGAACTAGGTATTTCATATTTATAATCATTCTTTTTTATTGCCATTTTAATAGCTCTTGCAAAGCATTTAAATATAGATTCTATTTTGTGGTGATCATTACTGCCTATAGCCTTAATATGTATATTGCATCTTGCATTTATAGAAAAAGATTGAAAAAAATGATAAAACATTTCTACAGGCATATCCCCTATCTTTTCTCTAAAAAACTTTACTTTCCAAAGTAACTTACTTCTTCCTCCAAGATCCAATACAACAGTAGATAAACTATCATCCATAGGAAGAGAATAAAATCCATAGCGTTCTATTCCTTTTTTATTTCCTAATGATTTATCAAATACAGTTCCTAAGGTTATTGCAGTATCTTCTATAGTATGGTGCTCATCTACATAACTATCTCCTATTGTATTGATTTTCAAATCAATAGAACTATGAAATGCTATTTGTTGTAAAAGATGATCAAAAAAACCAATTCCTGTATCAATATGAGATTTTCCTACTCCATATAATGAAATATCTATTTTAACATTTGTTTCTGATGTAGTTCTATGATATGATATAATTTTATTATTATTGTTGATAAATAATAAATAATTATATATATCTTTCCAATTATCTGTTTTAAGAAGTATTACTTTTTCTATACTTTCCTTATTTATTGTAGGATAATAAGATTTTTCATCCTCTGTAAAGTTATCATAATGATGATAATTTTTTTTAATCCATATAGATTTACAACCTAAATTCTTTGCTAATAAAACGTCTGTTAATCTATCTCCAATGACAAAAGATTTAGATATATCGTATAAATTTGAATTTATATAAGAAGTAAGCATTCCTATTCCAGGTTTCCTTGTAGAAAGTTTTTCTTCAGGAAAACTTTTATCTATATGTATAGAATGAAAATTAATTCCTTCTGTTTTTAGAATATTTAAAATATGATTTTGTATAGGCCAAAATATTTTTTCAGGAAATTTATTTGTTCCTAATCCATCTTGATTACTTACCATGACTAAATCATAATTTTTTAGTTTTTGGACTATTTTTGATAAAAAAAATATAACCCTTGGATAAAAAATTATTTTTTCGATAGAATCAATTTGATAGTTAGGAGGATTTTCCTGAATAATAGTTCCATCTCTGTCAATAAATAAAATTTTTTTCATTTTATGTTTTGTTTTTTTTATCTGAATATTTTTTTATATTACTTATCAAATATTCATTTTCTTCATGAGTTCCTACTGTTATTCTCAAACAATTTTCACATAAAATAACTTTTGAACGATCTCTAACAATAATTTTTTTGTTTATTAAATATTGATAAAGATGTATTGAAGATGAATTTATTTTTACTAGAAAAAAATTAGAAGAACTAGGATATACTTTATCTACAATAGGAATTCTTTTCAAAGAATTCTCTAAATATTCTCTTTCTGAAAGAATGTTTTTTAAATTATAAAAAAATAAATCTTTATTATCAAGAGCTTTCATAGCTATCTCTTGGGAATTGATGCTTATGTTATATGGAAATTTTATTTTATTCATCCAATAAATAATTTCTTTAGAAGCTATAGCTATTCCTATCCTTAATCCTGCTAATCCCCAAGATTTAGATAGTGTTTGTAAAACAATTAAATTTGGAAATTTATCTATTTCCTCTGAAATAGAGGATTCAAAAGAAAAATCTATATAAGCTTCATCTAAAACAATTATTCCTGTAAACATTTTTATAAGTGATTTTATATCTTCTCTTATTATGTTATTTCCAGTAGGATTATTTGGAGAACAAATAAAAATAATTTTATTATTACAATAATTATTAATAACTTTTTTTATATCTTTCAAATTTAGTTGATATTCTTCTTCTAGAAGAGGAATTTTTATTATATTTACTCCATGAATTTTTCCACAAACTTCATACATACCATAAGTAGGAGGAAATATGATCGCATCATCTTTTCCTGGACAAGAAAAAATACGGTAAATTAAATCAATAATTTCATCACTTCCATTTCCTAAGAAGATCTTTGATGGGGGTATATTTTTAATAGAAGATATTTTTTTTTTCAATTTTTCTTGTAACGGATCTGGATATCGGTTGTAAGAGTTATAAAAAGATAAAGGTGCCCCAAAAGAGTTTTCATTAGCATCTAAAAAAATAGAATTTTTTTCTTCTTTATATTCTATTCTAGCGGAAATATAAGGTTCAATATATAAAATATTTTCTCTTATTAAGGAAATTAAATTAAAATTGGAATAACAATTCTTTTTATTCATGTATTTTTTATTTACATTTTATTTAAAACGAATTTTTTTTTAAACGAATATCAATAGATCTTTTATGTGCAATTAACCCTTCTTCAGAAGATAGAATGCTTATGGACTTATACAAGTCTTTTAATCCTTCCTTAGATATTTCTTGGAAAGTTGTTTTTCTAACAAAACTATCTATAGATACTCCACTATAAAATTTAGCATTTCCATATGTAGGAAGAACATGATTAGTACCTGAAGCGTAATCTCCAGCAGTTATTGGAGAATAATTACCTAAAAATACTGATCCAGCATTAATTACCTTTTCTGCCCAATAATGAACATTATCACAATTAATGATAAGATGTTCTGGCGCAATTTCATTTGAAAATGCAATTGCTTCTTCTAAAGAAGAAAGAATAACTATTTTTGCATTTTTTAATGAATTATTAATAATAATTTCTTTTTCAGAAAGATATGATAGTTGTTTTTTTAATTCATTCTTCACCTTATTTATCCAAGGTTCTTTATTGTTAGTTATTAGTACAATATAACTTTCTGGATCATGTTCAGATTGTGATAATAAGTCTGAAGCTACATACTCAGGATAAGCTTTACTATCAGCTATAATAACAACTTCGGAAGGACCTGCTGGAATATCTATAGATACGATTCCTCTATTCAATACTATTTGCTTAGCTTTTGTAACATAAGAATTTCCTGGACCAAATATCTTATATACAGAAGGAATACTTTCTGTTCCATAAGCCATTGCAGCTATAGCTTGAGCACCCCCTATCTTATAAACACTATCAATTCCTACATATCTAGCTGCATATAAAATGGATGGATGTATTTTTCCTTCTTTATTTGGAGGGCTACATAAAATAATATTTTTACATCCTGCTAATTTTCCTGGAATTCCTAACATTAATACAGTAGATAGTAAAGGAGCAGAACCACTGGGAATATAAAAACCTATTTTTTCTATTGGAATATTTTTTACCCAACAATCAATTCCTTTTGATATCTTTATTTTTGATTTTTTATGTATTTGTTTTTTATGAAATAGTTTAATGTTTTCGTATGCTTTTTCTATAGATTTTTTCAAACAATTTGAAATATTTGCATTAGCTTCATAGAAATCTTTTTCTATCACTTTAATTTTATCAACATAGACATGATCATATTTTTTTGTATAGGATTTTATTGCTGTATCTCCATGTAATTTAACATCATTTATAATAGGAATGACTGAATTTATTAAATCAGAACTAGATTTAGTTTTTCTTTTTATGATGTGTTCCTTTTCTTTTAAAGAAGGATAAAAATATACTTGAATCATATTTATCTTTGTTATAGTATAATTTTTTCTATTGGAAGAACTAAAATATCTTGAGCTCCAAGTGCTTTTAAATTTTCTATTATTCCCCAAAAATCGTTTTCGTTGACTACAGAATGAACAGAACTGCATTCTGAGTTTGCTAAAGGAAGAACAACTGGACTTTTTATTCCAGGTAAATAAGATATAATTTTATCTAATCGTTCATTAGGTGCATTTAGTAGAATGTATTTATTATTTTTTGCTTTTTTTACTGCTCTAATACGAAATAATAATTTATCCATAATTATATTTTGTGGAGAACTCAAATGAAGGTGAGAAGCTAATACGGCTTCAGATTGAAGAACTGTTTCTACTTCTTTAAGTCCATTCATAAATAATGTAGAACCACTACTTACTAAATCACATATACAATCAGCTAAACCTATTCCAGGAGCTATTTCCACAGATCCAGATATTTCATGTATTTCTGTTTTTATATATCTTTTTTTAAAAAATTCTCTAACTAAAAAAGGATAGCTTGTAGCTATACGTTTTCCATCTAGATCTTCTATGTTATTATAAATTGAAGATTTTGGAACAGCTATCGATAAACGACACTTTCCAAACCCTAAAGTCTCTTTTATTTTTATTTTTTTTCTTTTTTCTAAAAGAACATTTTTTCCAACAATTCCTATATCTGCTACTCCATCTTCTAAATACTGAGGAATATCATCGTCTCGCAAAAAAAGTATTTCCATAGGAAAATTCATTGCCGTTGTTTTTAATTTATCTATACCAATATTAATTTCAATACTGCAATCTTTAAGAAATTTTATGGAGTCCTCATAAAGACGACCTGATTTTTGAATAGCTATTTTAAGTTTATCCATATTAATTATTAGGAATATATAGGAAAAATAAAAGCTTACTTTTGTAAGCTTTTATTTATTATTATAGTAATTATCAGATTAAATTATCATGTATTATGGCAAATATAATAACTATTTTGAATATTTTATAAAAACATTACAATGAAAATAGTAGGATATAACATAAATGGAATTAGATCTGGAATTAATAAAGGATTACCAATTTGGATTGAAAAATATAATCCAGATATTTTATGTTTACAAGAAATAAAAGCTTTTCAAGAACAAATAAATACAAAAATATTTGAAAAATTAGGATATTATCATTATTGGCATTCATCAATAAAAAAAGGTTATAGTGGTGTAGCTATCTTATGCAAAGAAAAACCTATTCATATAGAATACGGAATAGGTTTAGAATCTATTGATAGAGAAGGAAGAGTTTTACGAATAGATTTTGAACATTTTTCTATTATTAGTCTTTATTTGCCTTCAGGTAATAACATGATAAAAAGATTAAATTATAAATTCATGTTTATGAATGAATTTTTTTTTTATGTAAAAAAAATTCAGAATAATTTGAAAAATATTATTATTTGTGGAGATTATAATATCTGTCATAAGAAAATAGATATACATGATCCTATTCGAAATAAGGAAGTATCTGGATTTCTTCCAGAAGAAAGAGAATGGATGACTAATTTTATAAAATTAGGATTTTTAGATAGTTTTAGGAATTATATTAAAGAAGGTCATCATTATAGTTGGTGGAGTTATAGATCTAAAGCAAGAATAGGAAATCGCGGATGGAGAATTGATTATATAATGGTAACTCTTTCTTTAAAAAAGAATATGATAAACGCATACTTATTACCTGGAATAAGATATTCTGATCATTGCCCAACGGTATTAGAAATAAAATTCACATAAATAAATGTGACCTGACTGGGATTCGAACCCAGGACCCTTACATTAAAAGTGTAATGCTCTACCAGCTGAGCTACCAGGTCTTAATTATCGAACAAATATACTATAAATTTTGTGTTTTTATGAAAATCACTTTGATAGGATATATGGGTAGTGGAAAAAGTTCTTTAGGAGCTATGTTAGCTAAAAAACTAAACATTATTTTTTATGATTTAGATTCTATTATTTCTAAAACTTATGGAGTTTCTATATTTTCCTTCTTCAAAAAAAAAGGAGAATCTTCTTTTAGAAAAATAGAACATTTGATGTTAAAAAAAATTCTAAAAAAGAAACATTCTTATATTTTATCTGTAGGTGGTGGCACTCCTTGTTTCTATAAAAATATTTATTTGTTAAATAAATATTCAAAAACAATTTATATAAAAATAGATGCTTACACTTTATTTAATAGATTGATTTTAGAAAAAGAAAAAAGACCTTTAATTTTTAATTTTTCCAAAAAAGAATTATATAGATTCATAATGAAACATTTGCTAAAAAGAGTTCCTTTTTATGAACAAGCTTCCATAAAAATAGAAATTGATAAAAAAAAATCTAAAATTAATGTAATTAAAGAAATTATTAAGTCTATTTATTCAGATACATAAATTTTATTATGGTAAATAACTCATCTAACTATTTTTTAGAAAAAATTAAAAAAGATTTTTCATTTGAAAAAATAAAAAAAATATGTGTAGCTGTAAGTGGGGGATTAGATAGTATGGTTCTTTTAAATTTACTTTTGGATATTTTATCTATTAAAAAACTAGAAGTAGCTCACTGTAATTTTGGATTAAGAAAAAAAGAATCTAATGATGATGAAATTTTTGTAAAACGTTTTTGTGAAAAAAAAAATATAGTATTACATATTAAAAGATTTGATACTATAAATTTTTCTAAAGAAAAAAAATTATCTATACAAATGGCTGCAAGAAAACTTAGATATGATTGGTTCAATAGTCTACTAAAAAAAAATGATTCATGTGGATATTATATTGCTTTAGGACATCATTTAAATGATTCTATAGAAACTTTTTTTCTAAACATTTTGAGAGGAACGAGTGTTAAAGGCTTGTTAGGGATCCCTAAAAAAAATATAAATTTTATTCGTCCTTTATCATATTTTACAAAAAATGAAATTTTACATTATTCTAAAATAAAAAATATAAATTGGAGATTAGACAGCAGTAATTTAGAAACCAAATATCTAAGAAATAAACTTCGTTTAGCTTTAAATGGTTTTTATTCTTCTTTTCCATTATTTTTTAATGGAATAAAAAAAACTATAAATTATCTTCAATCCGATAATTTTATAATAGAAGATAAAATAAAAGAAATATGTGAAAATATTACAATAGAGAAAAATTACGATCCTCTAATATGGAAAATCCAATATAAAAAATTAGAAAATTTAATTCCTTTATCTTTTTATTTATTTAAAATATTTTCTCCATATGGATTTCGTGATATAAATAGTTTAAAATCTTTAATTTATTCACAATCAGGAAAATATATTGTATCAAATAAATACTACATTCTAAAAAATAGAAATCATTGGATTTTATTTTCTAATAAAAAATTGGGAAAAAAATGGAAAAATTATACAATACAAAACATTAAAAAATTCGATAAAAATTATTTTCCTATTAAAATAGATTTTTCTATACAATTAAAAAAAACAAATGATTATTATAGTAATAATAATCATTTTTTTGTAGATTTTGAAAAAATTAAATTTCCATTATACATAAGAACCTGGAGAAATGGAGATTATTTTTATCCTATTAACATGAAAGGGAAAAAAAAATTAAGTAAATACTATAAAGAAAATAAGTATTCTTTTCTGGAAAAAGAGAATACGTGGTTGTTAATTAACGGAAACAATAATATCGTTTTAGTTATGGGAAATAGAGGAAATCGTTTAGATAATAGATTTAAAATTACGGAACAAACAAAAAAAATATTAGAAATAAAAATATAATTATATAATTTTTATTGTTATTATAATATAATTACAATTAGTATTTTTTTTAATTTTGATATAAGAATTAGTTATTCTGTTTATGAAAATACACAATTTCAATGCAGGTCCTTCTGTTTTACCAAAAAAAGTAGTTGAAAAATCTGCTAAATCTATCATTAGTTTTAATGAATCCGGAATTTCTTTACTTGAAATTTCTCATAGAAGTTTAGATTTTATGGAAATAATAGAAAAAACAGCAAGTTTAGTAAAACGGATTACAAATTTAAATGATGATTATGCTATTCTCTTTCTACAAGGAGGAGCAACATTACAATTTGCAATGGTTCCATACAATTTAATGAATAAAGAAGCTGCTTATTTAGACACAGGAATTTGGGCTCATAATGCTGTTAAAGAAGCAGAAAATTTTGGAAAAGTAAAAATTTTATTTTCCGGAAAGGATAATAATTATACATACATTCCTGAAAATTATCATATTCCAGATAAAGTAGATTATTTTCATTGTACGTCTAATAATACAATTGTTGGAACACAAATGAAATCGTTTCCTATAACTTATGTACCAATAGTTTGTGATATGTCTTCTGATATTTTTAGTAGAAAGTTAAATTTTCGTCAGTTTAGTTTAATTTATGCTTCTGCTCAGAAAAATGTAAGCTCTTCTGGAATGACTATTGTCATAATAAAAAAAGAAATTTTGGAAAAAATTAAAAGAAATATTCCTTCCTATTTAGATTACCGTATTCACATAAAAAACAATGGAATATTAAATACACCAAATGTTTTCTCTATTTACACTTCTATGCTAACTTTAGAATGGATAGAGAGGAAAGGAGGTATTTCCATTTTAGAAGAAGAGAACGAACATAAAGCTAAATTATTATATGATGAAATAGATAATAATGAATTATTTGAAAATAGAATACATAAAAATAATCGTTCTAATATGAATGTTTCATTTTTCTTAAAGAAAAAAAGTTTAGAAAAAGAATTTAATAAAATGTGGATAAAAGAAAATATTGTTGGATTAGATGGACATAGACTATTAGGTGGGTATCGTGCAAGTATATACAATGCTATACCAATAGAAAGTATTCTATTTTTGATAGAAATCATGAAAGAATTTGAAAAAAGATTCGCATAATGAATAATAATGTAGAAAGTATATATTTTTCGTTAAAAAAATCAATTCCAAAAAATATTGAAATTTTAGTTGTATCTAAAAATCAAAATGTTCTTTCTATAGAAAAATTATATCAAATAGGTCATAGAAATTTTGGAGAAAATTATATTCAAGAAATGATAAAGAAATATAAAATTTTACCAAAAGATATTCGATGGCATATGATTGGGAAAATTCAAAGTAATAAGTTAAAATATTTAACACCTTTTGTTCATTTAATACATAGTGTTCAAAAAATTGAACATCTAAGAATAATTAATAAATTAGCCTGTAAACAAGGAAAAATTATTAACTGTCTTTTGCAAATAAAAATTTGCAATGAAAAAAGTAAGTCAGGGATCACAAGTAAAGAAGCTAATAAAATATTAGAAAGTGAAAGTTATAAGTGTATGAAAAATGTCAATATAATAGGACTCATGGGAATGGCTTCTTTTGTAGATTTATCAAAAGTACACGATGAGTTTTATTATTTACAAAAGTTATATAATATATATAAAAAGAAATATGGACATTATGTTCTTTCCATGGGAATGAGTAGAGATTATTCTATAGCTATAAAATATGGTAGTACATTGATCCGAATTGGAACATCTATTTTTGGTAAAAGAAGTAATAGATAATTAGATAATTATTTTTTATTGTATTAATTTGTATTATTTATTATATTATTTATATATTTTTTAATACTCATCTCTAAATTTTGATTATTTAACGATTCAATAAAAGAACTTCCAATAATTCCTCCATTTGCGTATTTACAACATAATTCAAAAGTATTTTTATTTTTTACTCCAAATCCAATTAATATTGGAATTTTTTTATCTATAGATGATTTTTTTATATTTTCGAAAAACGATATTTGTTCTTTTCCAAAAGAATCTATTTCTCCTGTTATAGAATTTGAAGAAACCAAATATAAAAATCCATCCGAAATTTTACTTAAAAAAATAGCTC from Blattabacterium cuenoti encodes:
- a CDS encoding YggS family pyridoxal phosphate-dependent enzyme; the protein is MNNNVESIYFSLKKSIPKNIEILVVSKNQNVLSIEKLYQIGHRNFGENYIQEMIKKYKILPKDIRWHMIGKIQSNKLKYLTPFVHLIHSVQKIEHLRIINKLACKQGKIINCLLQIKICNEKSKSGITSKEANKILESESYKCMKNVNIIGLMGMASFVDLSKVHDEFYYLQKLYNIYKKKYGHYVLSMGMSRDYSIAIKYGSTLIRIGTSIFGKRSNR